The genome window GTGCTCAGGTTTGTTTTAGTACGTAATACACTCATTCATGCCAAGTTTCCTGATATTTGATCCACATAAACACAATTCACCAGCGATGGATTTTACACGAATCCATATGATAAAAACACCGTATATCCTAGGCACTACTAAATCATACCTCTTATATACGAGACTGCCTATCGCACCCAGGTCCCTATCCATACCTTCACTGACAAATAACAGGAAAATCGCGATATATGGCTGCAATAATCGCGGTGAGATCCAATGAAACTCACCCGGCCGTGCCATGAAGGCTTGACGAATGTCGCAGAAAAACAGCCCTCCTGTCTGGTCAGGTAGTGATTGCTGCACACAATCACGAGTGCATGCTCGACACCAGCGATGAGCTCCACGAAGTGCCTGTCCATGGCACCTATTTTAACAAGGCCTGGACACCAGGAAATGGGGTGTCGAAGGTGACAAATGGGGATATGAGGATTGTCCGACAATATGTGCGTGCCAGCCGCCTCTTTATCCCCCGAGACGGAGCAAAGCATATGCCAGACCATCTGCCAGTCGAGATCCCCGGAGAAAACCTGCAGTCTATGTGGGTATTTCGGGGATCGCCATCCAGCATGTGTTTATGtaggacaaggccaaggtcaacgAGGTCTCATTCACGGACAACACGGAAAGATTCGACTCGAGAACTGAGCCTCCCAACTTCGTGGCGGGGATCAACACAATATTCCAGGAAGGTTGCACTGTGTTCGGAAAAATTTCCCGGCTTCAACGATTTGTGAAGGATAAGGTCGCAGTTTTCGAGGAGCAACCAGCGCCAATGGCAAGACTCGTGCACCAGAACAACCGAGTCCTGCAATATCTTCCCGTTGAACCTCTTCAAAACCTCAAGGTCAGCGATGACGCCGGGCACCAACCGTCACATCGTACCTTTTCCCACAGAAACGGCATAGATACGCATTGGATGTATCATGCGACACCATTAGGGATCGTTGAGCCCCCTAAGGAGCTCATCGACAGACTCATTATCTTCTTGTAAATACATCCTGTGGGCTCGATACCAACAAAGCCGGTAGCCACGTTGTCTACCTATACTTGATGGCTGAGAACTCTGATAATCTGGAGTCGGAGGTGTTGGACGAATGCCAGCAGTTGACCTGGAGATGACCAGGCGATTGGGCTGGAGACAGATGGGAGCATTGAGGCGCAGGTGCCACTCGACCATACTTTGTCCTCACCTCGAAACGAGGAACAAGATGAGATTCAAGTTGGCACTCCGACTAGAAAAGAATATCGAAGACTTGATCTAAGACACAAACCAAATGGCGTTCAAGTGGGACGGCATGATCCACGAGCTCATGAATGCAATGGCCGAGGGAAGTCTACCAAAGGTGGGTGATATAGAATCGCTCACGGCCAACGGCACCACAACACAGGAAACGACTACCGACCCAGAGGAGCCTCCCGTGTCGTCCGATGAGCTTTTGGACGCCCAAGAACTAGAAACCTTGGACCCGAACCGAGCGCACCAATACCACGACGCAACCACCGCCAACTGGAAGCCCCTGATCGACGCACTCAATGTAGGAGGCCAATCCAGGCGGAGGTTTTGTCAATGGTCGAAACCCTGAGGGACGACTTCGGCGAGGGGGCAGCAGATGGCGCCCGTCTCTCAAGGGTAGATCCTAATGAGTTTGACAAAACAACCAAGGTCCGGCTCATGTCGAGACTTCTTAGTGTCATTGCACGCTTAGCGGCAGTGTTTATCCGCCGATGAGGAGGGTGAAATAGATGTGGTTCAATCCTGACTCAAGTTACCATCGGGATAGGACATGAAATTAGAATAGAAATCATGAACCTTAGACCTCACGTATCTAGCCTTAGGATATTTAGCTAAATCTTTTATGATTTTAGGATAATCTTAGGCCTAAATTTAGCAAAGATTATTCCCATTGTTCACCCTTTCAGCGCGGAGTTGTGATGATAGTTTGCATAAGTCTCCTTGGTAACCCATCAGGAATGTTCTCCAAGGCAGTGAATTAGAAAGTCTCATGAACTTGTGAGAGTGTAATCAGAAAATCGGTGGTTGTTTTCTTCCAAAGGGTGAGTCTTTTGCAGTGCCATGTTAGAGGTATCCTGACGAGCAGTCAGAAATTCTTCCCTGCTTAGAGACGAAAACAAGATTATCAGTGCTGAAGCCTCGAGAGGTCAGTCTCTTTTGGGAGAGGAATACAAACTGCCTCAAAGTCGACTAGGGATTGATTTCATAACATACCTGACATACAGAACTCAAAGATTGCATCCTCTTAAACTAGGCATTGATAGTAGTCTCCTTTCGTACTCAGTCTCAGAACTAAGTTTCCAGAGAGCTTTAGTAGAAGCCGAGGCAATCCAGACATAACATGGTCTAATGCATCTAGGTTCATCTTTGATAACAAAGCCTTGGGCAGTCGCTTATCGCCATGATTTGATCATGTCTCTTGGAAGGATCAGCATGGATGACACTGGAAGATCAAAGACTCGTTCATCATATCAGTGGTGCATTCGAAGACATAGCCTTTGTTGAAGTTTGAGGGGAAGCGATCACAGAGAAGAAACCTATTGCTTCAGGAGACCAAATTTTGAACTCCCTTTGTACTAACACTTCAAATAATAGAAGGTCATTCTTCAGGAGGTCCTGCAGCTCATGGACCTCATCCAGGAATGGAATGAATGACCTTGTGAGGATGTGAACATCCAGGCACGAGGCAACACCGACCTGCACCTTCCAAAAATCATGTCACTCGAGGGGAAGGTGCTCAAGCTCTCCACCTTACTTCATTTGCACCGCGCACAAATTTCTCCTTTCACCTTTACACATTTGATCTTCTCCTGTTTGAGAAACCTGAATGAAAAGAACCATCTCTACCTTCGGTAATTCTGAGCTCCTTCACTGGTATTGCCAGCTGTCCCCTGAAGCGCGAAAGAAAGTATCCCCTCCAGCACAACAGACTCCGtcgtaaaaaaaaaaaaaaaaccccgTGAACGACTCGTCAATATCAGGAGAACatttcaagaacaagacaaGCAACTCAGAGGCGCCTTGCTTCAAACGGAACAGAACTCGACCCAAACCGAACACAACCATTTAGTGGAGTTACGACACCAATATCATCAACAGAGACGCACGAATTTTGAACGAGAAACACAATGGATCATATTGAGTCAGATTTGGAGAGCGTCTTGATCAAACTAGAAGGCCCCCAGTCGATTACAACAGCCGAATTTGACCTGATCGCCCAACACCCTGAGTGGTTCACCACACTGGGCGAACGCGAGCGACTAGCTTTGTCTGAGTCCCGtgctcttcaacttctcgagGAAATCCCGAGCGACTATGAAGTTTACCCTGGTCAGTATGCACAGATAGATCACTATCTCACAAGACATGGGCAGTTACAGCGAATGATAGACGCTtccaagatgatgcagcGTCTTTGGGCTCGGCAGAAGGCagacgatgaggaggctgGACTGATTACCCCTACTATTGAAGATAGGCCTCATACATGGACTGAAGACCTGGCTACCTTTGCAAGAGGCTGTCTCAAAGCTCTCAGCGGTGAAATCGTcgacgttgatgatgatatggacGGATCACATTCCGGAACTGAGCACGAGGAAGGCACTTGTGTGAGTCCTGATCTTCCGGAAATCATCACCTTGTCACCTGAGTTCGCGAGACATATGCGAGATCGGATCCGCAACCTCCCTTGCCGAGCTGTCGAATGGAAATGCATTCTGAAAATATTGGGAGCACCGGCACCGGTGAAAGACGAGGTTTTACTTGCCATCAGAACCATAATGTGTGGTTTGGTGGAAGAGCTTATTCAAGCAAGGTCAATGTTGGAAAACCGCAGGCGTGGACTTTCTTCCAAGAATCAAGCAACTGTCATGCTTCAAGCACCAACCCATCTGGCCCGGATGGTTGGTGTTCTGGATATTGAGAAAGATGGGAAGATCGACTCATATGCAGAGTGGAAAAGTCTGGAGAAGGGTTTCCCTGCCAGGTACAAAGGCTTTTGGAGCGACATTGACTGTCTGTGGCCACTCTTGGCGGATATACGGGCTTGGAGCGTTATCAGTCGAAATCTCCACAACATCTACCAGTCGGAGGTATGCAGAAATCAAGTAGAACTCCTTCTAAAGTTCTCAGTTGATTTGCGTACCACCCTATTTGATCGCCATTCGAAGGGTCTTCCCCATTCTGAGTCTAGCTGAACGTCGGCCAACAGTCAAACGTTGGCAACATGCACTTCTTAAACCCAGAAAATCCAAGGATGCAAGCCCTCACCATATTCTTCATGTCACACAGTCGATTTGTTCTCAAGGCTTCAAATCTCGGGCTTAAAGTATACCATCACAAGCTACCAACAACTTCGTCAACATGGAATAAGCACAAGAGCATATAGAGCTTAGGAGACTTAACACGAGTGCCATAGCACATTTTCATCTAAAGTAAAGCATATCTCACGTGAAACATGCTATTAATAGTCTCTAGTAATTCAGCAACAAAGAGGTTATAGACCTTAGTAGAGTTGAGGATGACAGATGACAGGAGTAAAGAGCCCCCCTTCTATACATAAGGATACCGATCTTAACCTATTACTATGGAATTCAAAACGTAACAGAGGCATATATTATGttaaaaagtaaggtaaATAGCTTGTATGACTGGAAGAGAGAAGGGGAAGACGGACGGTTGATTTATTAAAGGCCGACAACCGGTCCTGATTCCTTCCAATGCAGCATGGCCAAGTGTTTCcgtaaaaggtaaaaaacAAGGAGTAAGGGAAAAGGGCGTAGCTGGCGCTAAGAACCTTCAACACATGAAGCATGGGCAGAAACAAAAACGGGTGATGTAAAGACGAGAGCGCAGCCGCATGGAACTTCTGGCACTATAAGAGTGGGAGCATCGATAAAGAAATagaaatgaagatgaacATCAAGAGCATTACTTAAACAGGCCGAATGTCAAACTCGGGGCGGGTGTGTCTAGTTGGAGCCCTACCTACTCGGGAGTGTTTTTGGGGTCCTTCTCGGGCTGCAGGTGGAGGAGAGTCAAGATCTAATCGGTATATTCACTCGCAGAATCATAAGCGTAAAAACAGACCTATGACATGGACAATGCCATCGATAGTCATGCTGGCTTCAGCAATGTTGGTGGCACATACACACATTCGCTTTGTGCTCTGTTGAAGCACTCGACTCTTCTGGTGCTCCGGTAGCTGAGAGTAAAGCGGCAAGAACTGCAAGCCCCTTGTGTTTTTGCGAAGCAGGAGACAGGCTTCCTCGCATTCGGCTGCGGATGAAAAAACATGAGGGTatctccatcctcctcccTTTCGTGGATACATTTGACCAGATTCAGGGCCGCATTGAAGACTCCCAGAATAGGTTCATTGATGTATGTGATCTGGGCGGGAATGGTTCTGGCCACTGAGTTCAAAGTAAGTGGCCTTTTTGTCGCCGAAGTAGTCGAGGAACCTTTGGGCGCCTGGTGTAGCCAACACGGCCACTACTTTGAGGTCGGTACGCTGGGAGATTGCCACTTTTAGCAGGACAAGCAGCATGTCAGTTACCAATTCACGCTCGTGAGTTTCGTCTATGATAATGCAGGCCTGTTACGATTAGTGATACTGAAGGCAAGGAACTGTGGGCAAGGCATTACAAAGTCATTGCAGTTTGGCTGTTCCCTAGCAGCCTGCAACAGCGTTCTATCCGTCATGTAAAGCAGCTTAGTCCGATCATGTCGATGCTTGTTAAACCGCACAGCGAATCCAACCTCTGCTCCGACTCTACAGTCGGCTGACAGGCAGAACAGGACCAGGCCTGACATAGATATCGCGACAGACCTGTATCACCTTTACACATGACAGTACATATTCAACAGCGCTATTCGGACGCAAAACTCTCTATATACCCGGTTCCTCATTTTGAGGTGCCGGAATGCCTCCATGTCCTTGTTATACAGCCCAGCATAAGGTTTCCagatcttgagctttgtTTATTCTCACTTTCATTCATAGACATGATAGGTGGTGTCtgaatcttataaaatatgcATCAGAGGACATTTCAAGAGAAGTTCCAAAGCCTCGAGCCAAACACAGTGAGCTTCTGAAGAGGGAGAGTGCCCCTTGAATTACACCGGATAGCTCGCCCACTGGGTGTTTTGTCGGCAATTCACGTCTAAAGAAGTCGTAGAATCTACAGTGAATACTCATAAAGTGAGCTGCAGGTTCCTTAATATGAGTCATAAACTAACTTCTCCTAACTCTGTCACAAACAAATTGTATTGAAGAGGATGTCGTGAATTTTGTAACCAATACGCTCCGTACGTACGGTAATAAGCCATATCTAAAGCACAGCTTTGGTGATGTATTCGAGGTTATAACAAATCAGTAAGACATGGGGGATGAAGGGGCGTCAGTGAGTCACCTCCGTTCGGTTGTTCTTTGTGGTATTCCTGAGTTGTCGTCTTTCTTTCACGGTGGGTTCCAAGTGGCCATGTTCACTTTTGAGTTTTCTCAACACTCAAAGTTGAATCTAATAAATAGGTAGATATCCAGAAAATTCGTGAACTCTCCAAAGCTAGATTTCGATGAACTTTCTCAAAATGACTTATAAAGGGCATAGACTTTTCACGATGGACCGTGTAATTTACAAGTTCTCTTTCCTTTTGTCGAATGTTTTTTTTGACTCAATGTCTTTAATGTCCCGACTTACACAGTCTCAGTCAATACTCAGTTTGGACGCCCATAACATACAATCCAAGACTATGGAGGATAATCAAGAACCACTATTAACCGCAGACATGGCAGTCGGTGCTGTTACTGTCGAGGCTCCCGTGGATGAGCCCAAGAAAGGCAGAGTGTTGGTCCTCAATGGGTTGCCAGGCACGGGGAAAACAAGCATTGTGAAGAACCTCAAAGAACGACTCCCCGGCCAGAAGACCCAGATAGTCGACAGTCCCATTATGGCTGGACCATTTTGCGCTCACGCATATCAGCGAGAGTATCGATCAGCCTACCTTCATGAGATCCGAAGATTGGCAGACCAGGGCTACACTATCCTGGTGACAGCTTCTCTGGCGAACAACATATCGAGCCAACGAGTTATTCAAGACATTCTTGAAGTTGTCTGCGGGAAAGACGTCTCCTTGTTCTGGATCAACATCAGCCGCCAAGGGGTTGTACAAGATCAACAAATATCGAACTTAACCCGGTTAGCGAACGGCGAGTCGAAGGCAGAAAAGTCCGATGTCTTGCCAGCCACCGCCGAACAAGGCCAACTTGTTCTTCCCTCAAGCCTGGGGCATAAGCTGGATGGTAGCAGCTTGATCACTCGAGTGATGAATCTGGGGAATGACCTCGAGGAGGCAGTTAAGAAGGTATCGGAGGTTATGGCCCGAGAGGAATGAGACAACATTGGCTTTGGTTTTTCTTCTGTTCTTTTACGTGGGAGGCTTGGAGTCTGGGCATTTCACGATATCCCGGTTCTGTTCTTTGGCATACCGTTGATACCACACACAAGCACATTTGCTGGATTTCGGATCACACATGAGACAGTACAAATGAACAATAGTGCAAATTAGAAATACagaaaaatattaaaatcatGTCGAGTATGCAGTTGCATCAGTACACGATTATTGAATCAAAGTGTCACGCGCGCCTGAATCAGTTGGTTGCAAACGTGCAACACCATACCCTGGATCGTGATACCATCAAACAAGCATTCCTACGCCAATGCAAGTAAGACAAAACAAGGGAATTAACAATGTCATCATCGGAAACAACGGAGCTCAGCTGGGGCCCAATAGAGCGGTCTACCGATGATTATAAGACATGCTATGTTATGTCGTCGGTGAGCATTGTACTATGAATGCGAGGCACAGGGAAGCTGCATAAGAGATTACTTGGCCCATTGCGTTTGTACAAGCATAATTCTAGGCATAGCTCTATCTTCAGGATTAGAAACACCCCGAGTCTTTCTTGACTCGATCAACTCTGCCAACAGAGAAATTCTTTGGAATGTGATGCTGCATCTGACAAGTGACAGCCATGTTCCCAGAGGCCAAGACAGCATTATTCATGAACGGCGAAATAGTAAGCCGTAGCAGTTGAGAAAAATCTGAAATGTCGAATTTTTAGCATTACCGAGAGGAGGATCGACAAGTTAGTACGCTTATAGCGAAACGAGACCGACATCCAAGCGAGCATGTTCCTCGGGGTTCACGGACATACTAgactacctaaggtattgACTATCTAGACTATCTCGGCGTCTGTATAGTTTGACAGGCCGGGAGCACAGAGCACAGAATGCACGTGGGTAAGTGCGCAACGGAAagaaatatcatcatcatcagcagcagaggagaaaaggcaaaggcaaaagcaaaagcaagccCTGGCTAATAAGGACATGGGCCTTTTATTAGACGCGGATCAGGAGGACGGGGTAAGGAGCATGGACCGGGGGAGAAGAGAATTAGGTAAGGACATCGCCTAACAATTAATTGCcttggcttttgcttttgcttttgctttgccttgctTTGGGTTGATGGATGAGAGAGGCTTTTCGTCTATACGAGATGAGCGATGACATGTCTCAATTGACAAGTCGAGTGCAGTACGGAGTCTCTGATTCTGATTCCGATTCTGATTCTTGGCCTGAGCCTTGAGGCGTATGGTGAAACGGGGAGATCGTAAGCAGGAGTAGAGGCGACAAAAGATGGACATAATTCTAGTGACCGAATACACGCAAAGATGCTAACAAATTCGAGATAACAAAGCCATTGTTTAGGTCAAGCCTTGAAGGCCCAGAGGCCATTGGTGCTGTGCCTAGATGGACGCCATCTAGGACTTGAAACGCGCGGCGGCCGTATAGCGTCATG of Fusarium musae strain F31 chromosome 5, whole genome shotgun sequence contains these proteins:
- a CDS encoding hypothetical protein (EggNog:ENOG41), whose amino-acid sequence is MLDTSDELHEVPVHGTYFNKAWTPGNGVSKVTNGDMRIVRQYVRASRLFIPRDGAKHMPDHLPVEIPGENLQSMWDKAKVNEVSFTDNTERFDSRTEPPNFVAGINTIFQEGCTVFGKISRLQRFVKDKVAVFEEQPAPMARLVHQNNRVLQYLPVEPLQNLKVSDDAGHQPSHRTFSHRNGIDTHWMYHATPLGIVEPPKELIDRLIIFL
- a CDS encoding hypothetical protein (EggNog:ENOG41), producing MDHIESDLESVLIKLEGPQSITTAEFDLIAQHPEWFTTLGERERLALSESRALQLLEEIPSDYEVYPGQYAQIDHYLTRHGQLQRMIDASKMMQRLWARQKADDEEAGLITPTIEDRPHTWTEDLATFARGCLKALSGEIVDVDDDMDGSHSGTEHEEGTCVSPDLPEIITLSPEFARHMRDRIRNLPCRAVEWKCILKILGAPAPVKDEVLLAIRTIMCGLVEELIQARSMLENRRRGLSSKNQATVMLQAPTHLARMVGVLDIEKDGKIDSYAEWKSLEKGFPARYKGFWSDIDCLWPLLADIRAWSVISRNLHNIYQSEVCRNQVELLLKFSVDLRTTLFDRHSKGLPHSESS
- a CDS encoding hypothetical protein (EggNog:ENOG41), which translates into the protein MEDNQEPLLTADMAVGAVTVEAPVDEPKKGRVLVLNGLPGTGKTSIVKNLKERLPGQKTQIVDSPIMAGPFCAHAYQREYRSAYLHEIRRLADQGYTILVTASLANNISSQRVIQDILEVVCGKDVSLFWINISRQGVVQDQQISNLTRLANGESKAEKSDVLPATAEQGQLVLPSSLGHKLDGSSLITRVMNLGNDLEEAVKKVSEVMAREE